From a region of the Tiliqua scincoides isolate rTilSci1 chromosome 4, rTilSci1.hap2, whole genome shotgun sequence genome:
- the VPS28 gene encoding vacuolar protein sorting-associated protein 28 homolog has protein sequence MFHGLPAAPGMAAPGNKPELYEEVKLYKNAREREKYDNMAELFAVVKTMQALEKAYIKDCVTPNEYTAACSRLLVQYKAAFKQVQGLEINSIDDFCRKFRLDCPLAMERIKEDRPITIKDDKGNLNRCIADIVSLFITVMDKLRLEIRAMDEIQPDLRELMETMNRMSHLPPDFEGRQKVNQWLQTLSGMSASDELDDSQVRQMLFDLESAYNAFNRFLHS, from the exons ATGTTCCACGGACTCCCGGCGGCTCCGGGGATGGCAG CCCCAGGGAACAAGCCGGAGCTGTACGAGGA GGTGAAGCTGTACAAGAACGCCCGGGAGCGAGAGAA GTACGACAACATGGCCGAACTGTTTGCTGTGGTGAAGACCATGCAAGCTCTTGAGAAGGCCTACATCAAGGACTGCGTCACCCCCAATGA GTACACAGCTGCCTGCTCCCGCCTCCTGGTCCAGTACAAGGCTGCTTTCAAGCAAGTGCAGGGCTTGGAGATCAACTCGATCGATGACTTTTGCCGCAAGTTTAGG CTCGACTGCCCACTGGCCATGGAGAGGATTAAGGAAGACCGGCCAATCACCATCAAGGATGACAAGGGCAATCTAAACCGCTGCATTGCGGACATTGTCTCG CTCTTTATCACTGTGATGGACAAGCTTCGCTTGGAAATCCGCGCCATGGATGAG ATCCAGCCTGACCTCCGGGAATTGATGGAGACCATGAACCGCATGAGCCATCTCCCCCCAGACTTTGAGGGACGGCAGAAGGTGAATCAGTG GCTACAGACGTTGAGTGGGATGTCTGCATCCGATGAGCTGGATGATTCTCAGGTGCGGCAGATGCTCTTTGATCTGGAGTCAGCATACAATGCCTTCAACCGCTTCTTGCATTCCTGA